From a region of the Halomicrobium mukohataei DSM 12286 genome:
- a CDS encoding lysine N(6)-hydroxylase/L-ornithine N(5)-oxygenase family protein, protein MTETDRGHVDVLGVGLGPFNLGLAALLADTDVEAAFLEQASAFAWHEGMLIEGATLEVPFLADLVTLADPTSEYSYLNYLRETDRIYEFYFYETFQVPRREYDAYLGWVADRLDSCRFSRRVTSVTEIDAGFRVEAVDPETGERYAFTADDLVVGVGSRPYVPEQFRDCLGDAVFHTAQYRDRRDGALDSDAIAVVGSGQSAAEVVLDLLERQTDHGYRLDWLTRSDGFFPMEYSKLGLQHFTPEYTRYFSDLDRETRDETLSEQDLLYKGIDVQTSARIYDTLYERSIGSRDPDFGMLATTAVEDIEATDDGYRLTCHQTQQDERFVHEVATVVLGTGYHRPTPSFLGPLEDALERDPKGRLRITEEYRVESDCTGRLFVQNAGVHTHGVGTPDLGLGCYRNAVIVEQLTGREVYPIDEDTVFQDFDVEQFLADTSAERVGNHYGGRR, encoded by the coding sequence ATGACTGAGACCGACCGTGGCCACGTCGACGTCCTCGGTGTGGGACTCGGACCGTTCAACCTCGGGCTCGCGGCCCTGCTCGCGGACACGGACGTCGAGGCGGCGTTCCTCGAACAGGCGTCGGCGTTCGCCTGGCACGAGGGGATGCTCATCGAGGGAGCGACCCTCGAAGTGCCGTTCCTCGCGGATCTGGTCACGCTCGCCGATCCGACCAGTGAGTACAGCTACCTCAACTACCTGCGCGAGACCGACCGCATCTACGAGTTCTACTTCTACGAGACGTTCCAGGTGCCTCGTCGGGAGTACGACGCCTACCTCGGCTGGGTCGCGGATCGACTCGACAGCTGTCGGTTCAGCCGCCGGGTCACGAGTGTCACCGAGATCGATGCAGGCTTCCGGGTCGAAGCCGTCGACCCGGAAACCGGCGAGCGGTACGCGTTCACTGCCGACGACCTCGTCGTCGGCGTCGGCTCACGGCCCTACGTTCCAGAGCAGTTCCGTGACTGTCTCGGCGACGCCGTCTTTCACACCGCACAGTACCGCGACCGCCGCGACGGCGCTCTCGACAGCGACGCGATCGCCGTCGTCGGTTCCGGCCAGAGCGCCGCCGAGGTCGTCTTGGATCTGCTCGAACGCCAGACCGATCACGGCTACCGCCTCGACTGGCTCACCCGGTCGGACGGTTTCTTCCCGATGGAGTACTCGAAGCTCGGCCTGCAACACTTCACCCCGGAGTACACGCGATACTTCTCCGACCTCGATCGGGAGACCAGAGACGAGACGCTCTCCGAGCAGGACCTCCTGTACAAGGGGATCGACGTGCAGACGAGCGCACGGATCTACGACACGCTGTACGAGCGGTCTATCGGTTCGCGCGATCCCGACTTCGGGATGCTCGCGACGACCGCCGTCGAGGATATCGAGGCGACCGACGACGGGTACCGTCTCACGTGCCACCAGACCCAGCAGGACGAGCGATTCGTCCACGAGGTGGCGACGGTCGTCCTCGGGACCGGCTACCACCGGCCGACGCCGTCGTTCCTGGGACCGCTAGAAGACGCGCTCGAACGCGATCCGAAGGGGCGGCTCCGTATCACCGAAGAGTACCGCGTCGAGAGCGACTGTACGGGGCGGCTGTTCGTCCAGAACGCCGGGGTCCACACCCACGGCGTCGGCACCCCGGATCTGGGTCTGGGCTGTTACCGCAACGCCGTCATCGTCGAACAGCTCACCGGCCGCGAGGTGTATCCGATCGACGAGGACACGGTCTTCCAGGACTTCGACGTCGAACAGTTCCTCGCCGATACGTCCGCCGAGCGCGTCGGCAACCACTACGGAGGCCGCCGATGA
- a CDS encoding polysaccharide deacetylase family protein yields the protein MTNDTTVATDGSTGEQRDLIDEGVPWETDQDPWPDDYQAAATFTFDLDAGELWRAAGSVDPEFARISYRGEYGPKVGVPRILDVFDRHDAQCTFFVPGKVAADWPAVVQRIHAAGHEIAHHGYTHDSPRNMPPEREEREFKQALDLFDDLLGETPTGYRTPGGTTDQTMELVLAAGMTYDASSQATDVPYLRDSGDLVEIPNCYLLDDFVYWGYNMSPAFEFQAGIAPVQQVFEAWRAEFEGLYDRRRLFVPTMHPQVVGRASRVDMLDRLLERVLATDDTWVGTCADVASHWHESVV from the coding sequence ATGACAAACGACACCACAGTAGCCACCGACGGATCGACCGGCGAACAGCGCGACCTAATCGACGAGGGCGTCCCGTGGGAGACCGACCAGGATCCCTGGCCAGACGACTACCAGGCGGCCGCAACCTTCACGTTCGACCTCGACGCAGGCGAATTGTGGCGGGCGGCAGGGAGCGTCGACCCGGAGTTCGCACGGATCAGCTATCGGGGAGAGTACGGTCCCAAAGTCGGCGTCCCGCGGATCCTCGACGTGTTCGACCGCCACGATGCTCAGTGTACTTTCTTCGTCCCTGGGAAAGTCGCTGCCGACTGGCCGGCCGTCGTCCAGCGAATACACGCGGCGGGTCACGAGATCGCTCACCACGGATACACCCACGACTCGCCACGGAACATGCCCCCGGAACGTGAGGAGCGCGAGTTCAAGCAGGCACTCGACCTGTTCGACGACCTCCTCGGGGAGACGCCCACTGGCTACCGGACACCCGGTGGCACGACGGATCAGACGATGGAACTGGTTCTGGCCGCCGGAATGACATACGACGCCTCCTCGCAAGCGACGGACGTACCGTATCTGCGAGACAGCGGCGACCTCGTCGAGATCCCGAACTGCTACCTGCTGGACGACTTTGTCTACTGGGGGTACAACATGTCCCCGGCGTTTGAGTTCCAGGCAGGAATCGCGCCGGTTCAGCAGGTGTTCGAGGCCTGGCGGGCCGAATTCGAGGGGCTCTACGATCGCCGTCGGCTGTTCGTTCCGACGATGCATCCCCAAGTCGTGGGCCGAGCGAGTCGCGTAGACATGCTCGACCGCCTGCTGGAACGCGTGCTCGCTACCGACGACACCTGGGTTGGGACGTGCGCGGACGTTGCCTCGCACTGGCACGAATCAGTCGTCTGA
- a CDS encoding MATE family efflux transporter, whose protein sequence is MTLWGRLRALFDGPTDDLTTGGIARPLLWLAIPIAVTNALQTAYNLADTLWIGRYSTTSLAAMSFAFPMVYLLLSLGLGVSVAGSVLVAQHTGAEDTEEANFVASQTITYAAVASVVLGAIGYLFVDDLLAVLGASGAVLTEATAYLRIISLGIGFLFTFVVFISLLRGYGDTVTPMLVMFGSVVLNVALDPILIYGWGPVPELGIRGAAFATVACRGLAAAFGVALLLYGTQGLQIRPAKMIPDIEFGKKIGRVGLPSAVEEGARALAINLMLFIVGLFPTAVVAGYGVGIRVFSLVVLPAVAFASGVETMAGQNIGAREHDRAERTVSFAAVALFGVLTFVGLVVWVGAPVIVDVFTRDPDVVAAGATFLRFVAPTFGFIGVRRAFNAGFRGAGKTGTAAIIVVGVLGVVRLSTAYGAADILGPTGIWLGFALSNVVGGLLAFAWYSRGTWRGTDLMGDAGPEPADDD, encoded by the coding sequence ATGACTCTGTGGGGGCGACTCCGTGCTCTCTTCGACGGCCCGACCGACGACCTAACGACCGGCGGGATAGCCAGGCCGTTGCTCTGGCTTGCCATCCCTATCGCCGTGACGAACGCGCTCCAGACGGCGTACAACCTCGCCGACACGCTCTGGATCGGCCGATACAGCACCACGTCCCTCGCCGCGATGAGCTTCGCGTTTCCGATGGTGTACCTGCTGTTGTCTCTCGGTCTCGGCGTGTCGGTCGCCGGGAGTGTCCTCGTCGCCCAGCACACGGGCGCTGAAGACACGGAGGAAGCCAACTTCGTCGCCTCGCAGACGATCACGTACGCGGCCGTCGCCTCCGTCGTTCTCGGTGCGATCGGCTACCTCTTCGTCGACGACCTGCTGGCGGTACTGGGTGCCTCGGGGGCCGTCCTCACCGAAGCGACCGCGTACCTCCGGATCATCTCGCTGGGCATCGGGTTCCTCTTCACGTTCGTCGTGTTCATCTCGCTGCTTCGGGGCTACGGCGACACAGTCACGCCGATGCTGGTCATGTTCGGCTCCGTCGTCCTCAACGTTGCCCTGGACCCGATCCTCATATACGGATGGGGTCCAGTGCCCGAGCTCGGAATTCGGGGTGCTGCGTTTGCGACGGTCGCCTGTCGTGGACTCGCGGCAGCCTTCGGCGTCGCTCTCCTCCTGTACGGGACCCAGGGGTTACAGATTCGGCCCGCAAAGATGATCCCCGATATCGAATTCGGAAAAAAGATCGGTCGTGTCGGGCTGCCGTCTGCCGTCGAAGAGGGTGCGCGTGCGCTCGCTATCAACCTCATGCTGTTCATCGTCGGACTGTTCCCAACGGCCGTTGTCGCGGGCTACGGCGTCGGCATCCGCGTCTTCTCGCTGGTGGTCCTCCCCGCTGTCGCGTTCGCGAGCGGCGTCGAGACGATGGCCGGGCAGAACATCGGCGCGAGAGAACACGACCGCGCCGAGCGGACCGTCTCGTTCGCGGCGGTCGCCCTGTTCGGTGTGCTGACGTTCGTCGGGCTGGTCGTGTGGGTCGGTGCACCTGTCATCGTGGACGTGTTCACCCGAGACCCGGATGTCGTCGCAGCCGGGGCGACCTTCCTTCGATTCGTCGCTCCGACGTTCGGATTCATCGGGGTCCGGCGGGCGTTCAACGCGGGCTTTCGCGGCGCCGGCAAGACAGGCACCGCCGCGATCATCGTCGTCGGCGTCCTCGGCGTCGTTCGCCTCTCGACAGCCTACGGCGCGGCCGACATCCTCGGACCGACCGGGATCTGGCTCGGGTTCGCACTGTCGAACGTCGTCGGCGGCCTCCTTGCGTTCGCCTGGTACTCCCGGGGGACGTGGCGGGGCACCGACCTGATGGGAGACGCCGGCCCAGAGCCGGCGGACGACGACTGA
- the hcsL gene encoding halo-CC-star protein HcsL, with translation MSESVSEAPAVEASLQAFIETLRDSETYQQFVDASEQLEADEEAQSLLETYQEKQQELQRDEFDSSVMSELQELQTELSNNETIQQHRAAQEELVALLEQTNDVISEQIRREFAQSSGGGCC, from the coding sequence GTGAGCGAAAGTGTATCGGAGGCACCAGCCGTCGAAGCGTCGTTGCAGGCGTTCATCGAGACGCTCCGAGACTCGGAGACCTATCAGCAGTTCGTCGACGCGAGCGAACAACTCGAGGCCGACGAGGAGGCGCAGTCTCTGCTCGAAACGTACCAAGAAAAACAACAGGAGTTACAGCGAGACGAGTTCGACTCGTCAGTCATGAGCGAATTACAGGAGCTACAGACCGAACTCTCGAACAACGAGACGATCCAACAGCATCGGGCAGCGCAAGAGGAACTCGTGGCGCTACTCGAACAGACGAACGATGTGATCAGCGAACAGATCAGGCGGGAGTTCGCGCAGTCATCCGGAGGTGGGTGCTGTTGA
- the arsA gene encoding arsenical pump-driving ATPase, with product MSTTPPDVRAVVEPTSKETEFVFFSGKGGVGKSTVSCATATWLADNDYETLLVTTDPAPNLSDIFGQEIGHDVTAIDDIENLSAIEIDPDTAAEEYRQETIEPMQQLLDDEQLETVEEQLNSPCVEEIAAFDNFVDFMDCPEYDVVVFDTAPTGHTIRLMELPSDWNAELEKGGSTCIGPAASMEERKQDYERAIDTLQDGERTSFAFVGKPEDSSIDEIERSARDLGELGIESQLLIINGYLPEPVCEDPFFQGKRADEQAVIERARTEFDADAMATYPLQPGEIAGLDLLADVGGVLYDGDEATVDVGTATDVDAETAVDFESMADSEAVADQLQPGDETRYLFFTGKGGVGKSTIASTAATKLAEAGHETLVVTTDPAAHLEDIFGEPVGHEPTSVGQANLDAARIDQEKALEEYRTQVLDHVTEMYEDKEDTQIDVDAAIANVEEELESPCAEEMAALEKFVSYFDEDGYDVVVFDTAPTGHTLRLLELPSDWKGFMDLGSLTKGAAPAKGDQYDEVIETMKDPERSTFAFVMYPEYTPMMEAYRAAADLKDQVGIETSLVVTNYLLPEEYGDNAFFENRRAQQAEYLGKINDRFDVPMMLAPLRQDEPIGLDELRAFGEEITGLDALTTETEQEVTVS from the coding sequence ATGAGCACGACGCCCCCCGACGTACGAGCGGTCGTAGAGCCGACCAGCAAGGAGACCGAATTCGTCTTTTTCAGCGGCAAAGGCGGTGTCGGTAAGAGTACTGTGAGCTGCGCGACGGCGACTTGGCTCGCGGACAACGACTACGAGACGCTGCTGGTGACGACCGATCCTGCACCGAACCTCTCGGATATCTTCGGCCAGGAGATCGGTCACGATGTCACTGCTATCGACGACATCGAGAACCTCTCGGCCATCGAGATCGACCCAGACACGGCGGCCGAGGAGTATCGACAGGAGACGATTGAACCGATGCAGCAATTGCTCGACGACGAGCAACTCGAAACCGTCGAGGAGCAACTCAACAGCCCGTGTGTCGAAGAGATCGCCGCCTTCGACAACTTCGTAGACTTCATGGACTGCCCCGAGTACGATGTGGTCGTCTTCGACACGGCGCCGACCGGTCACACGATCCGGTTGATGGAGCTGCCCTCCGACTGGAACGCTGAACTGGAGAAAGGCGGCTCGACCTGTATTGGGCCGGCAGCCTCGATGGAAGAGCGCAAACAGGACTACGAGCGTGCCATCGACACGCTCCAAGACGGCGAGCGTACGTCCTTCGCGTTCGTCGGCAAGCCCGAGGACTCCTCAATCGACGAAATCGAGCGCAGTGCAAGAGACCTCGGCGAGCTTGGGATCGAGTCCCAACTGCTGATCATCAACGGCTATCTCCCCGAGCCGGTGTGTGAGGATCCGTTCTTCCAGGGGAAACGCGCAGACGAGCAGGCAGTTATCGAGCGCGCACGGACGGAGTTCGACGCCGACGCGATGGCGACGTACCCACTCCAGCCGGGCGAAATCGCAGGGCTCGATCTACTCGCAGATGTCGGTGGCGTACTGTACGACGGCGACGAGGCGACCGTCGACGTTGGGACGGCGACCGATGTAGACGCAGAGACTGCGGTCGACTTCGAGTCGATGGCTGACTCCGAGGCGGTCGCCGACCAGCTCCAACCGGGCGATGAGACGCGGTATCTTTTCTTCACTGGGAAGGGCGGCGTCGGCAAGAGTACGATTGCCTCGACGGCGGCGACGAAACTCGCCGAAGCTGGCCACGAAACGCTCGTCGTCACAACTGACCCGGCCGCCCATCTTGAGGATATCTTCGGCGAACCGGTCGGCCACGAGCCGACATCGGTCGGTCAAGCAAACCTCGACGCGGCACGGATTGACCAGGAGAAAGCGCTCGAAGAGTACCGCACGCAGGTCCTCGACCACGTCACCGAGATGTACGAAGACAAGGAGGACACACAGATTGACGTGGACGCGGCGATTGCGAACGTCGAAGAGGAACTGGAGTCTCCGTGTGCCGAAGAGATGGCCGCGCTCGAGAAGTTCGTGAGCTACTTCGACGAAGACGGCTACGATGTCGTCGTCTTTGACACCGCTCCCACGGGACACACGCTCCGACTGCTCGAACTCCCCTCCGACTGGAAGGGCTTCATGGATTTGGGTTCGCTGACAAAGGGTGCCGCGCCCGCGAAAGGCGACCAGTACGACGAGGTCATCGAGACGATGAAGGACCCCGAACGGAGTACGTTCGCGTTCGTGATGTACCCTGAGTACACCCCAATGATGGAAGCCTACCGGGCCGCCGCAGACCTCAAAGATCAAGTCGGGATCGAGACTTCGCTGGTGGTCACAAACTACCTGCTCCCCGAGGAATACGGTGACAACGCCTTCTTCGAGAATCGCCGCGCTCAGCAGGCGGAGTACCTCGGCAAGATCAACGATCGGTTCGACGTGCCGATGATGCTCGCCCCGCTACGTCAGGACGAGCCGATTGGACTGGACGAACTACGCGCGTTCGGTGAAGAGATCACCGGACTGGACGCACTCACTACGGAGACGGAACAGGAGGTGACGGTGTCGTGA
- a CDS encoding ABC transporter substrate-binding protein yields MALDDTTHRVPTRREYIKGGTTLLGVGLLAGCSESESESISTEQPTTSETQAETTTENRSYTVTMEPVGDVEFDSVPESVTVYNPDYIDMMVALGHGDAVESVWYKSRYVTRHYDELDGVSIDVSALTQLYSDGIAKEVFYDIGGDLHLMDPNLLVNKYKNIEQSDIEELESEIAPFFGNTIFRRTDDWHTYRYYTLYEAFEKVAAVFQERERYEAIRSIHDDVVADVEARVPGPDARPNAALVWQGENEPEEFYPYRLSGKGANKEHFHTLGITDAFAGTGVDGLSTTDRGTLDYETLLEVDPDAILLRGHGDKSREEFRNTVLSFMREHSVASQLTAVENETVFRGGPIYAGPLHNLFLLERFAQSFFPDIFTEDQLFDHQRVAEIVTDSA; encoded by the coding sequence ATGGCGCTGGATGACACCACGCACCGGGTACCGACGCGCAGAGAATACATCAAAGGCGGCACCACACTCCTCGGCGTCGGCCTTCTCGCCGGCTGTTCCGAGAGCGAATCGGAGTCGATCTCGACGGAGCAACCGACGACCTCTGAGACCCAGGCCGAGACCACTACGGAGAATCGGTCGTACACGGTCACGATGGAACCAGTAGGCGACGTCGAGTTCGACAGTGTCCCTGAGTCGGTGACGGTCTACAATCCGGACTACATCGACATGATGGTTGCACTGGGCCACGGCGATGCAGTGGAGTCCGTCTGGTACAAGTCCCGTTACGTTACGCGTCACTACGACGAACTGGATGGGGTCTCGATAGACGTATCAGCACTGACACAGCTATACAGCGACGGTATCGCCAAGGAGGTGTTCTACGACATCGGAGGGGATTTGCACCTGATGGATCCGAACCTCCTCGTCAACAAGTACAAGAACATCGAACAGTCAGACATCGAGGAGTTAGAGTCCGAGATTGCACCGTTCTTCGGGAACACGATCTTCCGCCGGACGGACGACTGGCACACGTATCGCTACTACACCCTGTACGAGGCTTTCGAGAAAGTTGCGGCGGTCTTCCAGGAACGCGAGCGCTACGAGGCGATCCGGTCCATTCACGACGACGTCGTCGCCGATGTCGAAGCTCGGGTGCCGGGGCCGGACGCGCGGCCGAACGCTGCGCTGGTGTGGCAGGGCGAGAACGAGCCCGAAGAGTTCTATCCGTACCGGCTCTCTGGAAAGGGCGCGAACAAGGAGCACTTCCACACGCTCGGGATCACCGACGCGTTCGCTGGTACCGGCGTCGACGGCCTCTCGACCACGGACCGAGGCACTCTCGACTACGAGACGCTGCTCGAAGTCGACCCGGACGCAATCCTCCTCCGTGGCCACGGCGACAAGTCCAGAGAAGAGTTCCGTAACACGGTCCTCTCGTTCATGCGAGAGCACTCCGTCGCCAGCCAGTTGACTGCCGTCGAGAACGAGACAGTGTTCCGTGGCGGTCCGATTTACGCGGGGCCGCTCCACAACCTCTTCCTGCTCGAACGGTTCGCCCAGTCGTTCTTCCCAGACATCTTTACGGAGGACCAGCTGTTCGACCACCAGCGCGTCGCCGAGATCGTCACGGACAGCGCCTGA
- the arsD gene encoding arsenite efflux transporter metallochaperone ArsD yields MTELSLYEEAMCCSTGVCGPDPDDELVEVSAALDQLEAEFEDVDISRANMQHNIDQFLETESISDLVEEHGPSILPITVVDDEIVGKSEYLSYDELAAALETATPTQEA; encoded by the coding sequence ATGACTGAACTTTCCCTGTACGAAGAAGCGATGTGTTGTTCCACCGGCGTTTGTGGACCTGACCCCGACGACGAACTCGTCGAGGTCAGCGCCGCACTCGATCAGCTCGAAGCGGAATTCGAAGATGTCGATATCTCTCGGGCGAACATGCAGCACAATATCGATCAGTTCCTCGAGACCGAGTCTATCTCCGACCTCGTCGAGGAACACGGTCCATCGATTTTGCCGATCACTGTCGTTGACGACGAAATTGTCGGCAAGTCCGAGTACCTCTCGTACGACGAACTCGCGGCAGCACTCGAAACAGCCACTCCGACCCAGGAGGCCTAA
- a CDS encoding IucA/IucC family protein: MNANERARAATTHSFLNCYLRETGAYAVRSAENTPLDADPEEAIHVHFETQGVDLFVPLAYESPTGRHLFDLPGVYRLPDGEVLKLTYPTLVTLVTTELAAARSGSGAADELLLRVIQSCKNVERFVEARRGDGLDSFETTFLEAEQSLVFGHHLHPTPKSREGIPPHKRETYAPELGGSFRLHYFEVAPSLVEHGSALTESAPEWIERALRADDAVDESFVADHVDGDGILIPAHPWQADYLESQPHVREHLGDDIVSLGPVGQVFHPTSSVRTLYSPDAPFMVKTSLGVRITNSKRVNKRRELDRGAAITELFDTALGRTVDRKFPSFDMLHDPAYLTVNVGGGPESGFETVLRKNPYQGDAGANVMPVVALCQDGVAGISQLETIVRTLAEREGRTTEAVSKDWFEQYLQTAIRPVLWLYLDCGLGVEAHQQNGVLELEDGYPTSFAYRDSQGYYIPESAADDLDALLPGVCDRTDTVCPDAIADERVRYYVVLNNVFGVVNAFGTAGLVDERALLDVFRTELEHLRQYDHAASSLLTDLLTAETISCKANLLTRFHDMDELTGSPETQSVYTEIDNPLVATQEASQL; the protein is encoded by the coding sequence ATGAACGCGAACGAACGTGCGAGGGCAGCCACGACGCACAGTTTCCTCAACTGCTATCTCCGTGAGACGGGTGCGTACGCCGTTCGCTCGGCAGAGAATACCCCGCTCGACGCGGATCCCGAGGAGGCGATCCACGTCCACTTCGAGACGCAAGGCGTCGACCTGTTCGTCCCGCTGGCGTACGAGTCCCCGACGGGCCGCCACCTGTTCGACCTGCCCGGCGTCTACCGGCTCCCGGACGGCGAGGTACTGAAACTCACCTATCCGACGCTCGTCACGCTGGTGACGACGGAACTGGCAGCGGCGCGGAGTGGCTCGGGTGCCGCCGACGAACTGCTACTGCGGGTCATCCAGAGCTGCAAGAACGTCGAACGGTTTGTTGAAGCACGCCGTGGTGACGGGCTCGATAGCTTCGAGACGACGTTTCTCGAAGCCGAACAGTCGCTCGTCTTCGGTCACCACCTCCACCCGACGCCGAAGAGCCGGGAAGGGATTCCACCACACAAGCGCGAGACGTACGCGCCGGAACTCGGCGGCTCGTTTCGACTGCACTACTTCGAGGTAGCCCCTTCGCTCGTAGAGCACGGCTCGGCGCTGACCGAGAGCGCGCCGGAGTGGATCGAACGGGCGCTCCGTGCCGACGATGCCGTCGACGAGTCCTTCGTCGCCGACCACGTTGACGGAGACGGCATCCTGATCCCGGCCCATCCCTGGCAGGCTGACTATCTTGAATCACAGCCACACGTTCGAGAGCACCTGGGTGATGACATCGTCTCGCTCGGCCCGGTCGGTCAAGTCTTCCATCCGACCTCCTCCGTCCGGACGCTGTACAGCCCAGACGCGCCGTTCATGGTCAAGACGTCCCTCGGCGTCCGGATCACGAACTCCAAGCGAGTGAACAAGCGGCGCGAGTTGGACCGAGGAGCCGCCATCACAGAACTGTTCGATACGGCACTCGGACGGACGGTAGACCGAAAGTTCCCGTCATTCGACATGCTCCACGACCCGGCGTACCTGACAGTGAACGTGGGAGGCGGGCCGGAATCCGGATTCGAGACCGTCCTCCGGAAGAACCCATACCAGGGCGACGCCGGAGCAAACGTCATGCCAGTCGTTGCCCTCTGTCAAGACGGCGTCGCTGGCATCTCACAGCTGGAGACGATCGTCCGGACGCTGGCCGAGCGTGAGGGCCGTACGACCGAGGCGGTCAGCAAGGACTGGTTCGAACAATACCTGCAGACGGCAATCCGCCCCGTCCTCTGGCTGTACCTCGACTGCGGACTCGGCGTTGAAGCCCACCAGCAAAACGGCGTGCTCGAACTCGAAGACGGCTATCCCACGAGCTTCGCGTACCGCGACAGCCAGGGGTACTACATCCCCGAGTCCGCGGCCGACGACCTCGACGCGCTCCTGCCAGGCGTGTGTGATCGAACGGACACCGTCTGTCCCGACGCCATCGCGGACGAACGGGTGCGCTACTACGTCGTCCTGAACAACGTCTTTGGCGTCGTCAACGCGTTCGGGACCGCAGGTCTGGTCGACGAGCGGGCCTTGCTCGACGTATTCCGGACGGAACTGGAACACCTCCGACAGTACGACCACGCAGCATCGTCGCTCCTGACTGACCTGCTCACTGCAGAAACGATCAGTTGCAAGGCGAACCTACTGACGCGGTTCCACGACATGGACGAACTCACCGGGTCGCCCGAGACACAGTCGGTCTACACCGAGATTGACAACCCACTTGTCGCGACACAGGAGGCAAGTCAGCTGTGA
- the hcsS gene encoding halo-CC-star protein HcsS: MLLSASDDEVLIAAEALGEDLDMAQSEVTADEFESLLTECNEAINDGIGLEYGEVCGAGSDCC; the protein is encoded by the coding sequence GTGCTGTTGAGCGCCTCCGACGATGAAGTTCTGATCGCCGCTGAAGCGCTCGGTGAAGACCTCGATATGGCACAGTCGGAGGTGACTGCTGACGAGTTCGAGTCACTGCTGACCGAGTGTAACGAAGCGATCAACGACGGGATTGGTCTCGAGTACGGTGAGGTCTGCGGCGCTGGAAGCGACTGCTGCTAA
- a CDS encoding ArsR/SmtB family transcription factor, which yields MSSTERLQRYLADERGGCGDEEVCQRLSELEEIDAAAGGPALDEDVELLSALANETRYKIVRILHIAGEELCVCEFAPLLDVSDSAISHALSQLTDAGLITRRKEGKWRKYRATARANAVLIALDGSREL from the coding sequence ATGTCATCAACCGAGCGGCTACAACGGTACCTTGCCGACGAGCGAGGTGGGTGTGGCGACGAAGAGGTATGCCAGCGTCTATCGGAACTCGAAGAGATAGACGCGGCCGCAGGTGGGCCTGCACTGGACGAAGACGTTGAATTGCTATCCGCGCTTGCGAACGAGACTCGGTACAAGATTGTTCGTATCCTCCATATCGCTGGCGAAGAGCTCTGCGTCTGTGAATTTGCGCCGCTGCTCGACGTCAGTGACAGCGCAATTAGCCATGCACTGTCCCAACTCACCGACGCTGGACTCATCACTCGCCGAAAAGAGGGGAAGTGGCGGAAATATCGAGCGACAGCACGAGCCAACGCCGTTCTCATCGCTCTGGATGGATCGCGGGAGCTATGA